From Ailuropoda melanoleuca isolate Jingjing chromosome 8, ASM200744v2, whole genome shotgun sequence, a single genomic window includes:
- the CDK18 gene encoding cyclin-dependent kinase 18 isoform X1 translates to MPERRGAIGDHEACGLALWRGGGGDARSRPLPSSRPRRRPLTMNKMKSFKRRLSLSVPRTETIEESLAEFTEQFNQLHNRHTEDLQLGPLGRDPQPESSTFSPTDSGEDPGQPSPGLQYRRQSQRRFSMEDTSKRLSLPMDIRLPQEFLQKLQLESPDLPKPLSRMSRRASLSDIGFGKLETYVKLDKLGEGTYATVFKGRSKLTENLVALKEIRLEHEEGAPCTAIREVSLLKNLKHANIVTLHDLIHTERSLTLVFEYLDSDLKQYLDQCGRLVSMHNVKIFMFQLLRGLAYCHRRKILHRDLKPQNLLISERGELKLADFGLARAKSVPTKTYSNEVVTLWYRPPDVLLGSTEYSTPIDMWGVGCIHYEMATGRPLFPGSTVKEELHLIFRLLGTPTEETWPGVMALSEFRAYNFPRYLPQPLISHAPRLDTDGIHLLTNLLLYESKSRMAAEAALNHPYFRSLGERVHQLEDTASIFSLKEIQLQKDPGYRGLAFQQPGRGKSRRQSIF, encoded by the exons ATGCCGGAGCGCCGCGGGGCGATCGGAGATCACGAGGCGTGCGGGCTCGCGCTTTGGCGGGGGGGAGGCGGTGATGCCCGGAGCAGGCCCCTCCCAAGTTCCAG GCCCCGCCGCCGCCCACTGACCATGAACAAGATGAAGAGCTTTAAGCGCCGCCTCTCGCTGTCAGTGCCGCGCACCGAGACCATCGAGGAGTCCTTGGCCGAGTTCACAGAGCAGTTCAACCAGCTGCACAACCGGCACACTGAGG ACCTGCAGCTCGGGCCTCTCGGCAGAGACCCCCAGCCAGAGTCCAGCACCTTCTCCCCGACAGACAGTGGGGAGGACCCTGGGCAGCCGTCCCCCGGCCTGCAGTACCGGCGGCAGAGCCAGCGCCGCTTCTCCATGGAG GACACCAGCAAGAGGCTGTCTCTGCCCATGGACATCCGCCTGCCCCAGGAATTCCTGCAGAAGCTACAGCTGGAGAGTCCAGACCTGCCCAAACCGCTGAGCCGCATGTCCCGCCGAGCATCCCTG TCAGATATCGGCTTTGGGAAACTGGAAACATACGTGAAACTGGACAAACTGGGGGAG GGTACCTATGCCACAGTCTTCAAAGGGCGCAGCAAGCTGACGGAGAACCTCGTGGCCCTGAAGGAGATCCGGCTGGAGCATGAGGAGGGGGCGCCCTGCACTGCCATCCGAGAGG TGTCTCTCCTGAAGAATCTAAAGCACGCCAATATTGTGACCCTGCATGACCTCATCCATACGGAGCGGTCTCTCACCCTGGTGTTTGAGTACCTG GACAGCGACCTGAAGCAGTATCTGGACCAGTGCGGCAGGCTCGTGAGCATGCACAACGTCAAG ATTTTCATGTTCCAGCTGCTCCGGGGTCTTGCCTACTGCCACCGCCGCAAGATCCTGCACCGGGACCTGAAGCCGCAGAACCTTCTCATCAGCGAGAGGGGGGAGCTGAAGCTGGCTGACTTCG GCCTGGCCCGGGCCAAGTCAGTGCCCACGAAGACGTACTCCAACGAGGTGGTGACCCTGTGGTACAGGCCCCCTGATGTGCTGCTGGGGTCCACGGAGTACTCCACCCCCATCGACATGTG GGGCGTGGGCTGCATCCACTACGAGATGGCCACGGGGAGGCCCCTCTTCCCCGGCTCCACGGTCAAGGAGGAGCTGCACCTCATCTTCCGACTCCTCG GGACCCCTACGGAAGAGACATGGCCCGGTGTGATGGCCCTGTCGGAGTTCAGAGCCTACAATTTCCCCCGGTACCTCCCCCAGCCGCTCATCAGCCACGCTCCCAG GTTGGACACTGATGGCATCCACCTCCTGACCAACCTCCTCCTG TATGAATCTAAGAGTCGCATGGCAGCAGAGGCAGCCCTGAACCACCCCTACTTCCGGTCTCTGGGAGAGCGCGTGCACCAGCTTGAAGACA CGGCATCCATCTTCTCCCTGAAGGAGATCCAGCTCCAGAAGGACCCAGGTTACCGGGGCCTGGCCTTCCAGCAGCCAG GCCGAGGGAAGAGCCGGCGACAGAGCATCTTCTGA
- the CDK18 gene encoding cyclin-dependent kinase 18 isoform X2, whose amino-acid sequence MNKMKSFKRRLSLSVPRTETIEESLAEFTEQFNQLHNRHTEDLQLGPLGRDPQPESSTFSPTDSGEDPGQPSPGLQYRRQSQRRFSMEDTSKRLSLPMDIRLPQEFLQKLQLESPDLPKPLSRMSRRASLSDIGFGKLETYVKLDKLGEGTYATVFKGRSKLTENLVALKEIRLEHEEGAPCTAIREVSLLKNLKHANIVTLHDLIHTERSLTLVFEYLDSDLKQYLDQCGRLVSMHNVKIFMFQLLRGLAYCHRRKILHRDLKPQNLLISERGELKLADFGLARAKSVPTKTYSNEVVTLWYRPPDVLLGSTEYSTPIDMWGVGCIHYEMATGRPLFPGSTVKEELHLIFRLLGTPTEETWPGVMALSEFRAYNFPRYLPQPLISHAPRLDTDGIHLLTNLLLYESKSRMAAEAALNHPYFRSLGERVHQLEDTASIFSLKEIQLQKDPGYRGLAFQQPGRGKSRRQSIF is encoded by the exons ATGAACAAGATGAAGAGCTTTAAGCGCCGCCTCTCGCTGTCAGTGCCGCGCACCGAGACCATCGAGGAGTCCTTGGCCGAGTTCACAGAGCAGTTCAACCAGCTGCACAACCGGCACACTGAGG ACCTGCAGCTCGGGCCTCTCGGCAGAGACCCCCAGCCAGAGTCCAGCACCTTCTCCCCGACAGACAGTGGGGAGGACCCTGGGCAGCCGTCCCCCGGCCTGCAGTACCGGCGGCAGAGCCAGCGCCGCTTCTCCATGGAG GACACCAGCAAGAGGCTGTCTCTGCCCATGGACATCCGCCTGCCCCAGGAATTCCTGCAGAAGCTACAGCTGGAGAGTCCAGACCTGCCCAAACCGCTGAGCCGCATGTCCCGCCGAGCATCCCTG TCAGATATCGGCTTTGGGAAACTGGAAACATACGTGAAACTGGACAAACTGGGGGAG GGTACCTATGCCACAGTCTTCAAAGGGCGCAGCAAGCTGACGGAGAACCTCGTGGCCCTGAAGGAGATCCGGCTGGAGCATGAGGAGGGGGCGCCCTGCACTGCCATCCGAGAGG TGTCTCTCCTGAAGAATCTAAAGCACGCCAATATTGTGACCCTGCATGACCTCATCCATACGGAGCGGTCTCTCACCCTGGTGTTTGAGTACCTG GACAGCGACCTGAAGCAGTATCTGGACCAGTGCGGCAGGCTCGTGAGCATGCACAACGTCAAG ATTTTCATGTTCCAGCTGCTCCGGGGTCTTGCCTACTGCCACCGCCGCAAGATCCTGCACCGGGACCTGAAGCCGCAGAACCTTCTCATCAGCGAGAGGGGGGAGCTGAAGCTGGCTGACTTCG GCCTGGCCCGGGCCAAGTCAGTGCCCACGAAGACGTACTCCAACGAGGTGGTGACCCTGTGGTACAGGCCCCCTGATGTGCTGCTGGGGTCCACGGAGTACTCCACCCCCATCGACATGTG GGGCGTGGGCTGCATCCACTACGAGATGGCCACGGGGAGGCCCCTCTTCCCCGGCTCCACGGTCAAGGAGGAGCTGCACCTCATCTTCCGACTCCTCG GGACCCCTACGGAAGAGACATGGCCCGGTGTGATGGCCCTGTCGGAGTTCAGAGCCTACAATTTCCCCCGGTACCTCCCCCAGCCGCTCATCAGCCACGCTCCCAG GTTGGACACTGATGGCATCCACCTCCTGACCAACCTCCTCCTG TATGAATCTAAGAGTCGCATGGCAGCAGAGGCAGCCCTGAACCACCCCTACTTCCGGTCTCTGGGAGAGCGCGTGCACCAGCTTGAAGACA CGGCATCCATCTTCTCCCTGAAGGAGATCCAGCTCCAGAAGGACCCAGGTTACCGGGGCCTGGCCTTCCAGCAGCCAG GCCGAGGGAAGAGCCGGCGACAGAGCATCTTCTGA